From one Microbacterium aurum genomic stretch:
- a CDS encoding ABC transporter ATP-binding protein, which produces MSSETAAAPTPASGDVVVDVKDLFAGYLPGINIINGANLVARKGELIGIIGPNGAGKSTLLKAIFGLVKVREGDITVNGESIVGLKADKLVQRGVAFVPQTNNVFPSLSIEENLQMGLYQNPKIYAERLEFVTGIFAELGKRLKQRAGSLSGGERQMVAMSRALMMDPSVLLLDEPSAGLSPVRQDDAFIRVSDINKAGVTTIMVEQNARRCLQICDRGYVLDQGRDAHQGTGRDLLNDPQVIGLYLGTLGADEGH; this is translated from the coding sequence GTGAGCTCGGAGACCGCCGCGGCGCCGACCCCGGCATCCGGTGATGTCGTCGTCGACGTGAAGGACCTGTTCGCCGGCTACCTCCCCGGCATCAACATCATCAACGGCGCGAACCTCGTCGCCCGCAAGGGCGAGCTCATCGGCATCATCGGCCCCAACGGCGCCGGCAAGTCGACGCTGCTGAAGGCGATCTTCGGCCTGGTGAAGGTGCGCGAGGGCGACATCACCGTCAATGGCGAGTCGATCGTGGGCCTCAAGGCCGACAAGCTCGTGCAGCGCGGCGTCGCCTTCGTCCCGCAGACGAACAACGTCTTCCCGTCGCTGTCGATCGAGGAGAACCTGCAGATGGGGCTCTACCAGAACCCCAAGATCTACGCGGAGCGCCTCGAGTTCGTGACGGGCATCTTCGCCGAGCTCGGCAAGCGCCTCAAGCAGCGCGCCGGGTCGCTCTCCGGCGGCGAGCGCCAGATGGTCGCGATGAGCCGTGCGCTCATGATGGATCCGTCGGTGCTGCTGCTGGACGAGCCGAGCGCGGGCCTGTCCCCCGTCCGTCAGGACGACGCCTTCATCCGCGTCTCCGACATCAACAAGGCCGGCGTCACGACCATCATGGTCGAGCAGAACGCGCGCCGCTGCCTGCAGATCTGCGACCGCGGCTACGTCCTCGACCAGGGCCGCGACGCGCACCAGGGCACCGGTCGGGACCTGCTGAACGACCCGCAGGTGATCGGTCTGTACCTCGGCACGCTGGGCGCCGACGAGGGCCACTGA
- a CDS encoding class I SAM-dependent methyltransferase, with product MELAELTALLTPEGLRLVDEIGAIDTPADVAATVSRLRAAGLSPELVSAAVGQARLRTRARQKFGEFAERMLFTRAGLEQATRLAIGARHAGRFRDAGFARVADLGCGIGGDALAFAGIGLQVLAVDADEVTAALAAYNLAPFGDAAVVRHARAEEVSVDGVDAVWLDPARREAGHGATARVGAADWSPPLDWVFDLAGRLPAGIKLGPAFDRTRIPDGAEAQWISVDGSTIELVVWTGALARPGVRRAALVVRGGGAAELTASADAEDVAVRPLGAFVHEPEGAVIRARLIGEVARDLDAGMLAPGIAYLTSDAAVTSPFVQTFRVREQLPTDVKALSRALRERGIGTLEIKKRGVDVDPATLRTKLKLRGSEAATLILTRVGGTRLALLADRV from the coding sequence GTGGAACTGGCCGAACTGACCGCCCTGCTCACCCCCGAGGGGCTGCGGCTCGTGGACGAGATCGGCGCGATCGACACGCCCGCCGATGTGGCGGCCACGGTGTCGCGGCTGCGCGCCGCGGGGCTCTCCCCCGAGCTCGTCTCCGCCGCCGTCGGGCAGGCGCGGCTACGCACGCGGGCGCGTCAGAAGTTCGGCGAATTCGCCGAGCGGATGCTGTTCACGCGCGCGGGCCTGGAGCAGGCGACCCGTCTGGCGATCGGCGCGCGCCACGCCGGGCGGTTCCGTGACGCCGGGTTCGCGCGGGTCGCCGACCTCGGGTGCGGGATCGGCGGCGACGCCCTGGCCTTCGCGGGAATCGGCCTGCAGGTGCTCGCCGTCGACGCCGACGAGGTGACCGCGGCCCTCGCGGCCTACAACCTGGCCCCCTTCGGCGACGCCGCCGTCGTGCGGCACGCGCGCGCGGAAGAGGTCTCCGTCGACGGCGTGGACGCCGTCTGGCTCGACCCGGCGCGCCGCGAGGCGGGGCACGGCGCCACCGCCCGCGTGGGTGCCGCGGACTGGTCGCCGCCGCTGGACTGGGTGTTCGATCTCGCCGGGCGGCTGCCGGCGGGCATCAAGCTCGGACCCGCGTTCGACCGCACCCGGATCCCGGACGGCGCGGAGGCGCAGTGGATCAGCGTGGACGGCTCGACGATCGAGCTCGTCGTCTGGACGGGAGCGCTGGCCCGCCCCGGCGTCCGGCGCGCCGCGCTCGTGGTGCGCGGCGGCGGAGCGGCCGAACTCACGGCATCCGCCGACGCCGAGGATGTCGCCGTACGCCCCTTGGGCGCGTTCGTGCACGAGCCCGAGGGTGCCGTCATCCGCGCGCGGCTCATCGGCGAGGTCGCACGCGACCTGGACGCCGGCATGCTCGCGCCGGGCATCGCGTACCTGACGTCGGATGCCGCGGTCACGAGCCCCTTCGTGCAGACCTTCCGGGTGCGTGAGCAGCTGCCGACCGACGTCAAGGCGCTGTCGCGCGCGCTGCGCGAGCGCGGGATCGGGACGCTCGAGATCAAGAAGCGCGGGGTCGACGTCGACCCCGCGACGCTGCGGACCAAGCTGAAGCTCCGCGGCAGCGAGGCGGCGACGCTGATCCTGACGCGGGTCGGCGGCACGCGCCTCGCTCTGCTCGCCGATCGCGTCTGA
- a CDS encoding branched-chain amino acid ABC transporter permease has translation MSPTTVTARTPLRWIVLFLGALLAASLFVLSSPATAAHAAAPDTPGGDQEQTDYYFGGVITFEDEPVPDVTVSVNGNGFEAETVTDAEGKWRLYVPEKEKYTLVVDESTLPDGVIVDPSLLPEGLQPVQGTTGSFEVEFGLTKTKIVNLFLGEGQRQTTSFADQLAIRLVNGLNFGLLLALAAMGAALIYGTTGLSNFAHGEMVTWGALVALLFSTTWQLPIWLGVLAAVLAGAGLGLAMDAGLWRPLRRRGLGIVQLMIVSIGLSLALRYVYQFFVGGKTYQLPGASPTPIQFGPISLSYIDLVSMGVSIVVIVAVAFFLLRTRIGKATRAISDNPQLAAASGINVDRVIRIVWVLAGALAAISGVLWAYFRPGVQWNMGTQMLLLIFAAITLGGLGTAFGALLGSLIVGIVVEVSTLWIPSDLKYAGALVVLIIILLVRPQGLLGRKERLG, from the coding sequence TTGAGTCCCACGACCGTCACCGCGCGAACTCCACTGAGGTGGATCGTGCTCTTCCTGGGGGCGCTGCTGGCTGCGAGCCTGTTCGTCCTCAGCAGCCCCGCGACGGCGGCACACGCCGCCGCACCGGACACTCCGGGGGGTGATCAGGAGCAGACCGACTATTACTTCGGCGGGGTCATCACCTTCGAGGACGAACCCGTCCCCGACGTGACGGTGTCGGTGAACGGCAACGGGTTCGAGGCTGAGACCGTGACGGATGCCGAGGGCAAGTGGCGCCTGTACGTCCCGGAGAAGGAGAAGTACACGCTCGTCGTCGACGAGTCGACCCTCCCCGACGGCGTGATCGTCGATCCGTCGCTGCTGCCCGAGGGCCTACAGCCGGTGCAGGGCACGACGGGATCGTTCGAGGTCGAGTTCGGCCTGACGAAGACGAAGATCGTGAACCTCTTCCTCGGCGAAGGGCAGCGGCAGACGACCTCCTTCGCCGACCAGCTCGCCATCCGGCTCGTCAACGGCCTGAACTTCGGCCTGCTGCTGGCGCTGGCCGCGATGGGCGCGGCGCTCATCTACGGCACGACGGGCCTGTCGAACTTCGCCCACGGCGAGATGGTGACGTGGGGGGCACTCGTCGCACTGCTGTTCAGCACGACGTGGCAGCTGCCGATCTGGCTCGGCGTGCTGGCGGCGGTGCTGGCCGGGGCGGGGCTGGGACTGGCGATGGATGCCGGGTTGTGGCGGCCGCTGCGCCGTCGGGGCCTCGGGATCGTCCAGCTCATGATCGTGAGCATCGGCCTGTCGCTGGCGCTGCGGTACGTCTACCAGTTCTTCGTCGGCGGCAAGACCTATCAGCTGCCCGGGGCGAGCCCGACGCCGATCCAGTTCGGCCCGATCTCGCTGTCGTACATCGACCTGGTCAGCATGGGCGTGAGCATCGTGGTCATTGTCGCGGTGGCGTTCTTCCTGCTGCGCACCCGCATCGGCAAGGCGACGCGCGCGATCTCGGACAACCCGCAGCTGGCCGCGGCATCCGGGATCAACGTCGACCGGGTCATCCGGATCGTGTGGGTGCTCGCCGGAGCGCTCGCGGCGATCTCCGGCGTGCTGTGGGCGTACTTCCGCCCCGGCGTGCAGTGGAACATGGGCACGCAGATGCTGCTGCTCATCTTCGCCGCGATCACCCTGGGCGGGCTCGGCACCGCGTTCGGCGCCCTCCTCGGCTCGCTGATCGTCGGCATCGTCGTCGAGGTCTCGACGCTGTGGATCCCGTCCGACCTCAAGTACGCGGGAGCCCTCGTCGTGCTGATCATCATCCTGCTGGTCAGACCCCAGGGTCTGCTGGGTCGCAAAGAAAGGCTCGGGTGA
- the tsaD gene encoding tRNA (adenosine(37)-N6)-threonylcarbamoyltransferase complex transferase subunit TsaD, which produces MNRDEPLVLGIETSCDETGIGIVRGRTLLSNTIASSMDEHARYGGVVPEVAARAHLEALQPAITAAVADAGIALEDLDAVAVTSGPGLAGALMVGIGAAKALAVSLDTPLYAVNHLVGHIAADILTGDEVEYPTVALLVSGGHTSLLLVRDLVSDVELLGETMDDAAGEAFDKIARILGLPYPGGPEIDRAAATGDPHAIRFPRGLSRASDMAEHRYDFSFSGLKTAVARWVEQAEAAGEPVPVADVAASFREAVVDVLVTKALDACARYGVPRLLLGGGVIANRRLREVALERATAAGVAVRIPPLSLCTDNGAMIAALAAELIMSGRTPSTLAFGADSTLPVTEIQVAVAE; this is translated from the coding sequence ATGAACCGCGATGAGCCCCTGGTGCTCGGCATCGAGACGAGCTGCGACGAGACCGGCATCGGCATCGTGCGAGGCCGCACCCTGCTCTCCAACACGATCGCGAGCTCGATGGACGAGCACGCCCGCTATGGCGGCGTCGTCCCCGAGGTCGCGGCGCGCGCCCACCTCGAGGCGCTACAGCCAGCCATCACCGCCGCCGTCGCCGACGCCGGCATTGCCCTCGAAGACCTCGACGCGGTCGCCGTCACGAGCGGTCCCGGCCTCGCCGGCGCGCTCATGGTCGGGATCGGCGCGGCGAAGGCGCTCGCCGTCAGCCTCGACACCCCGCTGTACGCGGTCAACCACCTCGTCGGTCACATCGCCGCCGACATCCTGACCGGCGACGAGGTCGAGTACCCCACCGTCGCGCTCCTCGTGAGCGGGGGCCACACGTCACTGCTCCTCGTGCGCGACCTCGTCTCCGACGTGGAGCTGCTGGGCGAGACGATGGACGACGCCGCGGGCGAGGCCTTCGACAAGATCGCCCGCATCCTCGGTCTGCCCTACCCCGGCGGTCCCGAGATCGACCGCGCCGCCGCGACCGGCGACCCGCACGCGATCCGCTTTCCGCGCGGTCTGTCCCGCGCCTCCGACATGGCCGAGCACCGGTACGACTTCTCGTTCTCGGGGCTCAAGACCGCCGTCGCCCGCTGGGTCGAGCAGGCCGAGGCTGCGGGGGAGCCGGTCCCGGTCGCCGACGTGGCGGCGTCGTTCCGCGAAGCGGTCGTCGACGTCCTCGTCACCAAGGCCCTCGACGCCTGCGCGCGGTACGGCGTGCCCCGCCTGCTGCTCGGCGGCGGCGTTATCGCCAACCGGCGCCTGCGGGAGGTCGCCCTCGAGCGCGCCACCGCGGCCGGCGTCGCGGTGCGGATTCCGCCACTCAGCCTCTGCACCGACAATGGAGCCATGATCGCCGCCCTCGCCGCCGAACTCATCATGAGCGGCCGCACCCCGTCGACCCTGGCCTTCGGCGCCGATTCGACGCTGCCGGTGACCGAGATCCAGGTGGCGGTGGCCGAATGA
- a CDS encoding branched-chain amino acid ABC transporter permease: MEWGAILSNTLSYLLSPVTIAYALAATGLAVHFGYAGLLNFGMAGFMALGAYGYAISILTFGLPWYLAMLVGLLLAALFAVILGVPTLRLRADYLAIVTIAAAEIVRLLFTTQVFDEWTNSADGLGNYNGSFQSANPFPMLPRGERYGWGPWQFTAQQLWVVVFGLAVLAVSLFVVWALMRSPWGRVLKGIREDEDAVRSLGKNVFAYKMQALVVGGVIGALGGIVYVLPSAVIPSSYTTALTFFLWTILLLGGASTIFGPSLGAVIFWMVMALLGNLLPEMAKAGWLPMSDIQAGTLRYILVGVSLMLLVIFRPQGILGDKREMTFVK; encoded by the coding sequence ATGGAATGGGGCGCCATCCTCAGCAACACGCTCAGCTACCTGCTGAGCCCGGTCACGATCGCCTATGCGCTCGCGGCCACGGGCCTCGCCGTGCACTTCGGCTACGCGGGCCTGCTCAACTTCGGCATGGCGGGCTTCATGGCCCTCGGTGCCTACGGGTACGCCATCTCGATCCTCACCTTCGGGTTGCCCTGGTATCTCGCGATGCTCGTCGGACTGCTGCTGGCGGCTCTGTTCGCGGTGATCCTCGGCGTGCCGACCCTGCGGCTGCGGGCCGACTACCTCGCCATCGTGACGATCGCGGCGGCGGAGATCGTGCGGCTGCTGTTCACGACGCAGGTGTTCGACGAGTGGACGAACTCCGCCGACGGTCTCGGCAACTACAACGGCAGCTTCCAGTCCGCCAACCCGTTCCCCATGCTCCCCCGCGGCGAGCGCTACGGCTGGGGGCCCTGGCAGTTCACGGCGCAGCAGCTGTGGGTGGTGGTCTTCGGACTCGCCGTCCTCGCGGTGTCGCTGTTCGTCGTCTGGGCGCTCATGCGCAGCCCCTGGGGCCGGGTGCTCAAGGGCATCCGTGAAGACGAGGATGCCGTGCGCTCGCTCGGCAAGAACGTCTTCGCCTACAAGATGCAGGCGCTCGTCGTCGGTGGTGTGATCGGCGCGCTCGGCGGCATCGTCTACGTGCTGCCTTCGGCGGTCATCCCGTCCAGCTACACGACGGCGCTGACGTTCTTCCTGTGGACGATCCTGCTGCTCGGCGGCGCGTCGACCATCTTCGGACCGAGCCTCGGCGCGGTCATCTTCTGGATGGTGATGGCCCTGCTCGGCAACCTGCTGCCCGAGATGGCGAAGGCCGGCTGGTTGCCGATGAGCGACATCCAGGCCGGAACCCTCCGCTACATCCTGGTGGGCGTCTCGCTCATGCTGCTCGTGATCTTCAGGCCGCAGGGCATCCTCGGCGACAAGAGGGAGATGACCTTTGTCAAGTAA
- a CDS encoding ABC transporter ATP-binding protein, which yields MSSNASNAGPDPVAADAVAEPAAATGSIPRPKKTGLATGPAVPGVAKVDPIMVIDGVTRRFGGLTAVDVEHLEIPRNAITALIGPNGAGKTTLFNLLCGFDRPNSGSWSYDGKSLAGIPAFKVARMGQVRTFQLTKALSLLTVLENMKLGAPGQKGERFWTSFIPAVWRGQEDANEEKARGLLRRFKLDAKEKDFAASLSGGQRKLLEMARALMSDPNLVMLDEPMAGVNPALTQSLLDHILDLKDLGVTVLFVEHDMHMVRHIADWVVVMAEGRVVAEGPPDTVMQDQAVIDAYLGSHQDVDLGVVTGRIEGELDASAQELLEEIQDEEASAIAEAEEENK from the coding sequence TTGTCAAGTAATGCATCGAACGCCGGGCCCGACCCCGTCGCGGCGGATGCCGTGGCGGAGCCCGCTGCGGCCACCGGCAGCATCCCCCGCCCCAAGAAGACGGGCCTGGCGACAGGTCCCGCCGTCCCGGGCGTGGCCAAGGTCGACCCGATCATGGTGATCGACGGCGTCACCCGTCGCTTCGGCGGGCTCACCGCCGTCGACGTGGAGCACCTCGAGATCCCCCGCAACGCCATCACGGCGCTCATCGGGCCGAACGGCGCCGGAAAGACGACGCTGTTCAACCTGCTGTGCGGGTTCGACAGGCCGAACTCCGGATCGTGGTCCTACGACGGCAAGAGCCTGGCCGGCATCCCCGCCTTCAAGGTCGCGCGCATGGGTCAGGTCCGCACCTTCCAGCTCACGAAGGCGCTGTCACTGCTGACGGTGCTGGAGAACATGAAGCTCGGCGCTCCCGGCCAGAAGGGCGAGCGGTTCTGGACGTCGTTCATCCCGGCCGTCTGGCGCGGGCAGGAGGACGCGAACGAGGAGAAGGCCCGCGGCCTGCTCCGGCGATTCAAGCTGGATGCCAAGGAGAAGGACTTCGCCGCGTCGCTCTCGGGCGGCCAGCGCAAGCTCCTCGAGATGGCCCGCGCCCTCATGAGCGACCCGAACCTGGTCATGCTCGACGAGCCCATGGCCGGCGTCAACCCGGCCCTCACCCAGTCGCTGCTCGATCACATCCTCGATCTCAAGGACCTGGGCGTGACGGTGCTGTTCGTCGAGCACGACATGCACATGGTGCGCCACATCGCCGACTGGGTCGTGGTCATGGCCGAGGGCCGGGTCGTCGCCGAGGGACCGCCCGACACGGTCATGCAGGATCAGGCCGTGATCGACGCGTACCTCGGCAGCCACCAGGACGTCGACCTGGGCGTCGTGACCGGCCGCATCGAGGGCGAGCTCGACGCTTCCGCGCAGGAGCTGCTGGAGGAGATCCAGGACGAGGAGGCGTCGGCGATCGCCGAGGCCGAGGAGGAGAACAAGTGA
- the rarD gene encoding EamA family transporter RarD: protein MTPDETAREERLGGVYAFAAYFLWGFMPLYFLLLAPIGPWEIVVWRILFSLLFCAILLTVTRTWGKLLAILRDRRLVFWTIIAGLLIYVNWQVFLIGILTGHVIEGSLGYFINPIVTVLLGVLVLGEKLRTAQWVAIGFAALAVIVIIVAYGSFPWIALTLAASFGTYGLVKKQIGPRVDAISGLTLESLWLTPIAIIQLVIVGATTGLVWGTQGAWHTALVPLAGVITAVPLLLFAAGARRAPLTVIGLLQFVAPILQFITGAWIMQEPMPLERWIGFGLVWLALIVLSADSLISARRTRAASDVADLV from the coding sequence ATGACACCCGACGAGACCGCCCGCGAGGAACGACTCGGCGGGGTCTACGCCTTCGCCGCCTACTTCCTCTGGGGCTTCATGCCCCTCTACTTCCTGCTGCTCGCGCCGATCGGGCCCTGGGAGATCGTCGTCTGGCGGATCCTGTTCTCGCTGCTGTTCTGCGCCATCCTGCTGACCGTCACCCGCACCTGGGGCAAGCTCCTCGCGATCCTCCGGGACAGGCGGCTGGTGTTCTGGACGATCATCGCGGGCCTGCTGATCTACGTGAACTGGCAGGTCTTCCTCATCGGCATCCTCACCGGTCACGTCATCGAGGGCAGCCTCGGGTACTTCATCAACCCCATCGTCACGGTGCTGCTGGGTGTCCTCGTGCTCGGCGAGAAGCTGCGCACCGCCCAGTGGGTCGCGATCGGATTCGCGGCGCTCGCCGTCATCGTGATCATCGTCGCCTACGGCTCGTTCCCGTGGATCGCCCTGACCCTCGCGGCGAGCTTCGGCACCTACGGGCTGGTGAAGAAGCAGATCGGCCCCCGCGTCGACGCGATCAGCGGGCTGACGCTGGAGTCGCTGTGGCTCACCCCGATCGCGATCATCCAGCTCGTCATCGTCGGCGCGACGACCGGCCTCGTCTGGGGCACGCAGGGCGCGTGGCATACCGCCCTCGTCCCGCTCGCGGGGGTCATCACCGCCGTGCCGCTGCTGCTGTTCGCGGCCGGCGCGCGGCGCGCGCCCCTCACCGTCATCGGCCTGCTGCAGTTCGTCGCCCCGATCCTGCAGTTCATCACCGGCGCGTGGATCATGCAGGAGCCCATGCCGCTGGAGCGCTGGATCGGGTTCGGCCTCGTCTGGCTCGCCCTCATCGTGCTGAGCGCCGACTCGCTGATCTCGGCGCGGCGCACGCGCGCGGCATCCGACGTCGCCGACCTCGTCTGA
- the tsaB gene encoding tRNA (adenosine(37)-N6)-threonylcarbamoyltransferase complex dimerization subunit type 1 TsaB — protein sequence MILGIDTSLGTAVGVVDDDGVVFAEHSRANPLGHAEAIGDLLREALAGAALGPVGTTAAPQAVAVTHVAAGMGPGPFTGLRVGIAAARAFALGRALPVVAVPSHDAAALQILLAAALTDPFAEPARFAVVTDARRREVAYSVYEGTDADGIPIRTAGPALAPRVEIDAVLGELRAERRDVTEISAAMVAVVAARAIAAGRELTGPEPLYLRAPDVTLPAPRKRVGS from the coding sequence GTGATCCTCGGCATCGACACCTCCCTCGGCACAGCCGTCGGAGTCGTCGACGACGACGGGGTCGTGTTCGCCGAGCACTCCCGCGCCAACCCGCTCGGCCACGCCGAGGCCATCGGTGACCTCCTGCGCGAGGCGCTCGCCGGCGCCGCGCTCGGTCCCGTCGGCACGACCGCCGCGCCGCAGGCGGTCGCGGTGACGCATGTCGCTGCGGGCATGGGTCCCGGCCCGTTCACCGGCCTGCGCGTCGGCATCGCCGCGGCGCGGGCGTTCGCGCTCGGGCGCGCGCTGCCGGTCGTCGCGGTGCCGAGCCACGACGCGGCCGCCCTGCAGATCCTGCTGGCCGCGGCGCTCACCGACCCGTTCGCCGAGCCCGCGCGCTTCGCCGTCGTGACCGACGCCCGGCGCCGCGAGGTCGCCTACTCGGTCTACGAAGGCACGGATGCCGACGGGATCCCCATCCGCACCGCAGGACCGGCCCTCGCGCCCCGCGTCGAGATCGACGCCGTGCTCGGGGAACTACGGGCCGAACGCCGCGACGTGACCGAGATCAGCGCCGCCATGGTCGCGGTCGTCGCGGCGCGGGCGATCGCCGCGGGCCGCGAGCTCACCGGCCCCGAACCGCTCTACCTGCGCGCGCCCGACGTGACGCTCCCGGCGCCCCGCAAGCGGGTGGGGTCATGA
- the rimI gene encoding ribosomal protein S18-alanine N-acetyltransferase, translating into MTLRTATADDLAAIMDLERTSFPTDAWSEAMMREELVSPHGRYLVDVEAGRLLGYGGVRAVAGAADADIQTIAIAEAARGRGRGRALLRALLQTARECGAREVFLEVRADNPAASALYVSEGFAEIARRPRYYQPDDVDAIVMRLDLVAWTAARADGAAPASGPGMCA; encoded by the coding sequence ATGACGCTGCGCACCGCCACCGCCGACGACCTCGCCGCCATCATGGACCTCGAGCGCACGTCGTTCCCCACCGACGCCTGGAGCGAGGCGATGATGCGCGAGGAGCTCGTCTCGCCGCACGGCCGCTACCTCGTCGACGTCGAGGCCGGCCGGCTGCTCGGCTACGGCGGCGTGCGGGCGGTGGCCGGGGCGGCGGATGCCGACATCCAGACGATCGCGATCGCCGAGGCCGCACGGGGCCGGGGCCGCGGCCGCGCGCTGCTGCGAGCCCTGTTGCAGACGGCCCGAGAGTGCGGTGCCCGCGAGGTCTTCCTCGAGGTACGGGCGGACAACCCCGCCGCATCCGCCCTCTACGTCTCGGAGGGTTTCGCCGAGATCGCCCGACGACCGCGCTACTACCAGCCCGACGACGTCGACGCCATCGTCATGAGGCTCGACCTCGTGGCGTGGACGGCCGCGCGGGCCGACGGCGCCGCGCCGGCATCCGGGCCGGGGATGTGCGCATGA
- a CDS encoding ABC transporter substrate-binding protein, whose translation MSVFTRSRAGKALGGIAVAAVSAVLLAGCAGGGGSTEPSESAAPAEDLTLKIGSVLPQTGSLAFLGPPEEAGVQLAVNEVNEAAKGLTIDFTPGDSGDADNKAFETTVPKLQNAGVSAMVGAAASGVTKLFLDSNVAAGIITFSPANTSPDFTDWDDDNLYWRTAPSDLLQGEVLGNLVAEDGHKNIGIIYQNDAYGTGLHDVVKEVFESTGGSVVAEASYNDGDSSFDAQVATIAAAQPDAVVLITFDQFATIAPLLVNAGVEAKNFYLVDGNLKQWGTDVSVSLEGAKGTTPGPVLEDDFKERLNAAWTAAGNTELDDYSYAAESYDAVVLLALASLASKSTTGADIATKLQEVSGGSGDGTKCTSFAECADIILEGGVADYDGYSGPVTFDENGDPTQASIGIFQYGADNTHTRIETR comes from the coding sequence ATGAGCGTCTTCACACGTTCTCGTGCTGGCAAGGCACTCGGCGGTATCGCCGTCGCCGCTGTCAGCGCAGTCCTGCTGGCCGGCTGCGCCGGCGGCGGAGGTTCCACCGAGCCCAGCGAGAGCGCGGCCCCGGCGGAGGATCTCACCCTCAAGATCGGCAGCGTGCTGCCCCAGACCGGCAGCCTCGCCTTCCTCGGCCCGCCCGAGGAGGCCGGTGTCCAGCTCGCCGTGAACGAGGTCAACGAAGCCGCCAAGGGCCTCACGATCGACTTCACCCCGGGCGACTCGGGCGACGCCGACAACAAGGCGTTCGAGACCACGGTGCCCAAGCTCCAGAACGCGGGCGTCTCGGCCATGGTCGGCGCGGCGGCCTCGGGTGTGACGAAGCTGTTCCTCGACTCCAACGTCGCAGCCGGCATCATCACCTTCTCGCCCGCCAACACCTCGCCCGACTTCACCGATTGGGACGACGACAACCTCTACTGGCGCACCGCTCCGAGCGACCTGCTCCAGGGCGAGGTGCTCGGCAACCTCGTCGCGGAGGACGGCCACAAGAACATCGGCATCATCTACCAGAACGACGCCTACGGCACCGGTCTGCACGATGTCGTCAAGGAGGTCTTCGAGTCCACCGGCGGCAGCGTCGTGGCCGAGGCGTCCTACAACGACGGTGACAGCTCCTTCGACGCGCAGGTCGCGACGATCGCCGCGGCGCAGCCCGACGCGGTCGTGCTCATCACCTTCGACCAGTTCGCGACGATCGCGCCGCTGCTGGTGAACGCGGGTGTCGAGGCGAAGAACTTCTACCTCGTCGACGGCAACCTCAAGCAGTGGGGCACCGACGTGTCGGTCTCGCTCGAGGGCGCCAAGGGCACGACGCCCGGCCCGGTGCTGGAGGACGACTTCAAGGAGCGTCTGAACGCCGCCTGGACCGCCGCCGGCAACACCGAGCTCGACGACTACTCCTACGCCGCGGAGTCCTACGACGCCGTCGTGCTGCTGGCGCTGGCCTCGCTCGCGTCGAAGTCGACGACGGGCGCGGACATCGCCACCAAGCTGCAGGAAGTGTCCGGCGGCTCGGGTGACGGCACGAAGTGCACCTCGTTCGCGGAGTGCGCCGACATCATCCTCGAAGGTGGCGTCGCGGACTACGACGGCTACTCGGGCCCGGTCACGTTCGACGAGAACGGCGACCCGACGCAGGCGTCCATCGGCATCTTCCAGTACGGTGCCGACAACACGCACACGCGCATCGAGACCCGCTGA
- the groES gene encoding co-chaperone GroES → MSVSIKPLEDRIVIKQVEAEQVTSSGLVIPDTAKEKPQEGEVVAVGPGRIDDNGNRVPLDVAVGDRVLYSKYGGTEVKLGSDEYLVLSARDVLAVVVR, encoded by the coding sequence GTGTCGGTTTCCATCAAGCCGCTCGAGGACCGCATCGTCATCAAGCAGGTCGAGGCTGAGCAGGTCACGTCCAGTGGCCTCGTCATCCCCGACACCGCCAAGGAGAAGCCCCAGGAGGGCGAGGTCGTGGCGGTCGGCCCCGGCCGCATCGACGACAACGGCAACCGCGTGCCGCTCGACGTCGCCGTCGGCGACCGTGTGCTCTACAGCAAGTACGGCGGTACCGAGGTGAAGCTCGGCAGCGACGAGTACCTCGTCCTGTCGGCGCGCGACGTCCTGGCGGTCGTCGTCCGCTGA